A single window of Helicobacter macacae MIT 99-5501 DNA harbors:
- a CDS encoding dynamin family protein, whose translation MPHKQPTHSHTHSSISASKPTDISPSSKQSKQREKLWQDFCAVFYPSSQNSTNHSAKSIQITQNAQELAIILSANTDNFDTFCQSKIFINLIQNFWQETDFKRDFELDFDTLQATQKHILFELSAVRLVALAPHFLRLNSANLLSTTHTRTLLALFENFAKEQNNATKEATQSPAKTLNLKALQNELDSLIKQLNTIGISNPTALSQIQQKSANQSFSIGITGVLSAGKSTFLNALLGREILGTSTIPETANLSILRPIFENADKKEGNSTKDFARVHFWSKQEWGGFENDLSDKNMSEFVKSTKEAFGNELESLLEQGSKDIDLGELRDYTSANSSTKYCNLIKKVELFIALPFLQNKRLDADSSKSSNGVEIVDTPGLDDPIRAREKITREFITHCDLLIHIMNASCAATEVDMDFILECLLRSNVARLLVVLSRADLLSPKELESSLYYTRASLAKELTKARFDGDIDALLSRIDFIPISSYFALGYTSNNAQIIAQASAKGYDKEKTGILAVQDYLDNALLGENSQKQRDILYRAYRAVGGIVKEEIEKVGIELCLSYASKDELESVIKDTKAKQEAIMQGYEAQKAEFSALGSELESYLAGLQKIITTNLNMHKNRLNSLVYDDMLYEISRGSVPKKERVSQLLEVGIDDISADLLREYRYKSAQKIASLKASIQMIDFMSAQTLLVDSKSGVDSADYSADSTIKSRVESKQKPKFDSSDLFSLNAKEHLSHIKSTLISSVYAVISSYKSASKSTLEVDFRNALDSALKSGFASLSEIILENNAAIKSAFLSEFEEILEASLKATKAKVALIEETIAKSLEAIKNTDIESLKSACANKDKALKDIQNELEIIIKALQ comes from the coding sequence ATGCCACATAAGCAGCCCACACATTCTCATACACACTCTAGTATTTCTGCTAGTAAGCCCACAGATATTAGTCCCTCTAGCAAGCAAAGCAAACAAAGAGAAAAATTATGGCAGGATTTTTGTGCTGTTTTTTATCCAAGTAGCCAAAACAGCACAAACCACAGCGCAAAATCCATACAAATCACCCAAAACGCGCAAGAATTAGCCATTATCCTAAGTGCAAATACTGATAATTTTGATACATTTTGCCAAAGCAAGATTTTTATAAATCTTATTCAAAATTTTTGGCAAGAAACTGATTTTAAGAGAGATTTTGAGCTAGATTTTGACACATTGCAAGCCACCCAAAAGCACATTTTATTTGAGCTAAGTGCTGTGCGATTAGTGGCACTTGCCCCGCATTTTTTGCGACTAAATAGCGCAAATCTTTTAAGCACTACCCACACTCGCACACTTCTAGCACTTTTTGAAAACTTTGCCAAAGAGCAAAACAACGCCACCAAAGAAGCGACACAAAGTCCAGCAAAAACACTAAATCTAAAAGCCCTGCAAAATGAGCTAGATTCTCTCATAAAGCAGCTAAATACTATCGGTATTTCTAACCCCACCGCCCTATCTCAAATCCAACAAAAAAGTGCTAATCAATCATTTTCTATCGGTATCACAGGCGTGCTAAGTGCGGGTAAAAGCACCTTTCTAAACGCGCTTTTGGGTAGAGAGATTTTGGGCACTAGCACGATTCCAGAGACGGCAAATCTTAGTATTTTGCGCCCGATTTTTGAAAATGCAGATAAAAAAGAGGGGAATAGCACAAAAGATTTTGCAAGGGTTCATTTTTGGAGTAAGCAGGAGTGGGGAGGGTTTGAAAATGATTTGAGTGATAAAAATATGAGCGAATTTGTAAAATCTACAAAAGAGGCTTTTGGCAATGAGCTAGAATCCCTTTTGGAGCAAGGAAGCAAAGATATAGATTTGGGAGAATTGCGTGATTATACTTCGGCAAATAGCTCTACAAAATATTGCAACCTCATCAAAAAAGTCGAGCTTTTTATCGCACTACCATTTTTACAAAACAAACGCTTAGATGCTGATTCTAGCAAATCTAGCAATGGCGTAGAGATAGTCGATACACCGGGACTAGATGACCCTATACGCGCTAGAGAAAAAATCACACGAGAATTTATCACTCATTGTGATTTGCTTATACACATTATGAATGCGAGCTGTGCGGCTACTGAAGTGGATATGGATTTTATCTTGGAGTGCCTTTTGCGCTCAAATGTCGCTAGACTTTTGGTTGTGCTAAGTAGGGCTGATTTGCTAAGCCCAAAAGAGCTAGAATCTAGCCTATATTATACCCGCGCTTCACTAGCAAAAGAGCTTACAAAAGCGCGCTTTGATGGCGATATAGACGCGCTTTTATCTCGCATAGATTTTATCCCCATATCAAGCTACTTCGCACTAGGCTACACAAGCAACAACGCCCAAATCATAGCCCAAGCCAGCGCAAAAGGCTATGACAAAGAAAAAACAGGAATCCTAGCCGTCCAAGACTACTTAGACAACGCGCTTCTAGGTGAAAATAGCCAAAAGCAACGAGATATTTTGTATCGTGCTTATAGGGCTGTGGGTGGGATTGTCAAAGAGGAGATTGAAAAAGTCGGTATAGAGCTGTGCTTAAGCTACGCTTCAAAAGATGAGCTAGAATCCGTCATAAAAGACACAAAAGCAAAACAAGAAGCCATAATGCAGGGCTATGAAGCGCAAAAAGCCGAGTTTAGCGCACTTGGCAGTGAGCTAGAATCCTACCTAGCAGGACTACAAAAAATCATAACAACAAATCTAAATATGCACAAAAACCGACTAAATAGCCTAGTGTATGATGATATGCTCTATGAAATCTCTCGTGGCAGTGTGCCAAAAAAAGAGCGCGTAAGCCAGCTACTAGAAGTAGGTATCGATGATATAAGTGCGGATTTGCTTCGCGAATATCGCTACAAGAGTGCCCAAAAAATCGCTAGCCTAAAAGCAAGTATCCAAATGATAGATTTTATGAGTGCACAAACACTGCTTGTGGATTCTAAAAGTGGTGTAGATTCTGCGGATTATAGTGCAGATTCTACGATAAAATCTAGGGTAGAATCTAAGCAAAAGCCCAAATTTGATTCTAGCGATTTGTTTTCTTTAAATGCAAAAGAGCATTTATCTCATATCAAATCTACTCTTATCTCTAGTGTCTATGCTGTGATTAGCTCTTATAAATCCGCTTCAAAATCTACTTTGGAAGTGGATTTTAGAAATGCGCTAGATAGTGCGCTTAAAAGTGGATTTGCAAGTCTTAGTGAGATTATTTTAGAAAACAATGCAGCGATAAAATCCGCATTTTTAAGCGAGTTTGAGGAGATTTTGGAAGCAAGTCTAAAGGCTACCAAAGCTAAAGTAGCTTTGATTGAGGAAACGATTGCCAAAAGCCTAGAAGCGATAAAAAACACCGACATAGAGAGCCTAAAATCAGCTTGTGCAAATAAAGATAAAGCCCTAAAAGACATTCAAAATGAATTAGAGATTATCATAAAGGCATTGCAATGA
- the cysE gene encoding serine O-acetyltransferase, with product MTPSPLQAGFWEIIREDFATPEIKDPALKNPIELFFNYPGVVALFHYRFAHFLHTRDWKILARIIMGFAQFLTNIDIHPAARIGRRVFIDHGIGVVIGETAIIGDEVTIYQGVSLGGVSLKRTKRHPTLESGVVVGAGAKVLGDITIGANAKIGANSVVVKDVPKGCTAVGIPARILTPQSKADEGASDSFTDEAQHKAKPSTDFGEILEQNNDTRTKLPDVSKSAFLYLLERIEILEQEKALREAQKENGDSFAGKDCEEALEELQQMREKLEKRYEKYIAAFRD from the coding sequence ATGACGCCCTCTCCCCTCCAAGCAGGATTTTGGGAAATCATTAGAGAGGATTTTGCCACACCCGAAATCAAAGACCCCGCACTAAAAAACCCTATCGAATTGTTTTTTAATTACCCGGGTGTTGTGGCATTGTTTCACTATCGATTTGCGCATTTCCTCCACACAAGAGATTGGAAGATTTTAGCTCGTATCATTATGGGCTTTGCTCAATTCCTCACAAATATTGACATTCACCCCGCCGCTCGTATCGGCAGGAGAGTGTTTATCGACCACGGCATAGGCGTAGTCATAGGCGAGACTGCTATCATTGGCGATGAAGTAACGATTTATCAAGGGGTAAGCTTAGGAGGAGTAAGCCTAAAGCGCACCAAGCGACACCCCACACTAGAATCAGGCGTAGTAGTAGGAGCAGGCGCAAAAGTGCTAGGCGATATAACCATAGGGGCAAACGCTAAAATCGGGGCAAATTCTGTCGTGGTAAAAGATGTGCCAAAGGGATGCACAGCAGTGGGGATACCTGCTAGGATTTTGACACCACAGAGCAAGGCAGATGAGGGGGCAAGCGATAGTTTCACAGATGAAGCGCAACACAAGGCAAAACCTAGCACGGATTTTGGTGAGATTTTGGAGCAAAATAACGATACACGAACAAAACTGCCCGATGTCAGCAAAAGCGCGTTTTTATACCTGCTAGAGCGAATCGAAATCTTAGAGCAAGAAAAAGCATTGCGCGAAGCGCAAAAAGAAAATGGCGATAGCTTCGCAGGAAAAGACTGCGAGGAAGCACTAGAGGAGCTACAACAAATGCGCGAAAAACTAGAGAAACGATATGAAAAATATATCGCGGCTTTTAGAGACTAG
- the speA gene encoding arginine decarboxylase: protein MVDYGIKFWSNDDFIIEDGLVKVNHQSKPSLLEIVQEVRAQGYKGPLLVRFPHLIDKQIRELFGAFKNAIKEYSYKGKFKAVFPLKVNQMPNFILPLVDCAQGRCYGLEAGSKSELIIAMAYTNEDCPITVNGFKDKEMTSLGFIAAKMGHNITLTIEGLNELNSIIEVAKEMGEPYPNIGLRIRLHSTGTGVWGKSGGINAKFGLTSTELLEAIKLLEQSNLLTQFSMIHFHIGSQISDISPLKKAIREVGNIYAELRKMGAKNLTCVNIGGGLAVEYTQHDGANNRNYTLSEFSGDVVFSLKEIVKNKQEKEPDIFIESGRFVSANHAVLVAPVLELFSQEYDEKALRLKEKNPPLIAEMLDLYRSMSEKNAIEYLHDSLDHMESLLTLFDLGYIDLTDRSNTEVLVHLIIKKVIKLLKHKNHNEIIRIQEQVQERYLLNCSFFQSLPDYWGLGQNFPVMPLDRLNRRPTRGASLWDITCDSDGEIAFDAKKPLYLHDVDVTREEYFLGFFLVGAYQEVLGMRHNLFTHPTEFSVVFDEDLNKGYEIQNLLEAQNVLDVLDDLDYDTKEIERILKQRIDEAKISDEDKKEVLGQLYVMLSENGYLRTIKNTDENDE, encoded by the coding sequence GTGGTTGATTATGGGATAAAATTTTGGTCAAATGATGATTTCATCATCGAAGATGGACTTGTCAAAGTAAATCATCAAAGCAAACCCTCGCTTTTAGAGATAGTCCAAGAAGTGCGCGCACAAGGATATAAAGGTCCTTTGCTAGTGCGATTCCCACACCTCATAGACAAGCAGATAAGAGAGCTTTTTGGTGCGTTTAAAAACGCGATAAAAGAGTATTCTTACAAGGGCAAGTTCAAAGCAGTTTTTCCTCTCAAAGTCAATCAAATGCCAAACTTTATCCTACCTCTTGTGGATTGTGCTCAAGGTAGGTGCTATGGGCTAGAGGCTGGCTCAAAGTCCGAGCTTATCATCGCTATGGCTTATACAAATGAGGATTGTCCTATCACGGTAAATGGCTTCAAAGACAAGGAGATGACTTCGCTAGGGTTTATCGCTGCTAAGATGGGGCACAATATCACGCTTACTATTGAGGGACTAAATGAGCTAAACTCCATAATCGAAGTGGCAAAAGAAATGGGCGAGCCATATCCAAATATCGGGCTTAGAATCCGCCTGCATAGCACAGGCACAGGAGTGTGGGGCAAGTCAGGCGGCATAAATGCGAAGTTTGGGCTTACTTCTACGGAGTTGCTAGAAGCAATCAAACTACTTGAGCAATCAAATCTTTTAACACAATTTAGTATGATTCACTTCCATATAGGTAGCCAAATAAGCGATATTTCCCCGCTAAAAAAAGCCATAAGGGAAGTGGGAAATATCTATGCGGAGCTACGAAAGATGGGGGCAAAAAACCTCACTTGTGTAAATATCGGTGGTGGGCTAGCCGTAGAATACACCCAGCACGATGGCGCAAACAATCGCAACTACACGCTAAGCGAATTTAGCGGAGATGTCGTGTTTTCGCTAAAAGAGATTGTCAAAAACAAGCAAGAAAAAGAGCCAGATATTTTCATAGAATCAGGACGATTTGTCAGCGCAAATCACGCCGTGCTAGTCGCGCCCGTGTTAGAGCTATTTAGCCAAGAGTATGATGAGAAAGCCCTAAGACTAAAAGAAAAAAACCCACCGCTTATTGCTGAAATGCTAGATTTATACCGAAGTATGAGTGAGAAAAATGCCATAGAATATCTCCACGATAGTCTTGACCATATGGAGTCGCTACTTACGCTTTTTGACTTGGGGTATATCGATTTGACAGACCGCTCAAACACGGAAGTTCTAGTTCATCTAATCATCAAAAAAGTCATCAAACTTCTAAAGCACAAAAATCACAATGAAATCATTAGAATCCAAGAGCAAGTCCAAGAGCGTTATTTGCTAAATTGTAGTTTTTTCCAGAGTTTGCCTGATTATTGGGGGCTTGGGCAAAATTTCCCCGTAATGCCACTAGATAGGCTAAATCGCCGTCCTACTCGTGGTGCTAGCCTATGGGATATTACTTGCGATAGCGATGGAGAAATCGCCTTTGACGCAAAAAAGCCACTTTATCTACACGATGTCGATGTAACGCGTGAGGAGTATTTTTTGGGATTTTTCCTTGTGGGTGCTTATCAAGAAGTGCTAGGAATGCGGCACAATCTTTTCACTCACCCCACAGAGTTTAGCGTGGTGTTTGATGAGGATTTAAACAAAGGCTATGAAATCCAAAATCTACTTGAAGCACAAAATGTGCTTGATGTGCTTGATGATTTGGACTATGACACCAAAGAAATTGAGCGGATACTAAAACAGAGAATCGATGAAGCAAAAATCAGTGATGAGGACAAAAAAGAAGTGCTAGGACAGCTCTATGTGATGCTAAGTGAAAATGGCTACTTGCGAACTATCAAAAATACCGATGAAAATGATGAATAA
- a CDS encoding M24 family metallopeptidase, whose protein sequence is MTSQKRSKFSHFITQDESAQYFEVGYSCDNAILLCLGDERVFITDARYTTEASENLSSGVELVQSNNLLESAINILSKSAIKSLSFDSTQLSVSAFEKLKSTLQIELKPTPNFHQMLRICKSEQEISLIKESQRLNKEAYKRFAKIIDEICSDKNSAYQKVFLDDSHSLSEKELFAIAKVVLENGGKYDLSFCPILAINQNAAKPHALPSDKKLQNGDLLLFDAGIKYKRYCSDMTRTTRINFECEDFARDNFECGNFGCKNGSKQESSEAKSSGTHFDKSQTFANKELQKIYDTVLKAQENCIKNLRAGMSGKQIDALARGVIEKAGFGKYFSHSTGHGIGLDIHEQPFISARSETIIEDNMVFSIEPGIYIPQHYGVRIEDLVVVRGGKAEVL, encoded by the coding sequence ATGACGAGCCAAAAGCGTTCTAAATTCTCACACTTCATTACCCAAGATGAAAGTGCGCAGTATTTTGAGGTGGGGTATAGCTGTGATAATGCGATTTTGCTGTGTCTAGGAGATGAGCGCGTATTTATCACAGATGCGCGCTATACCACAGAAGCAAGCGAAAATCTATCTAGTGGCGTAGAGCTAGTCCAAAGTAATAACTTGCTAGAATCTGCCATAAACATTCTTTCAAAATCTGCCATAAAATCCCTTAGCTTTGATAGCACACAGCTTAGCGTAAGTGCGTTTGAGAAGCTAAAATCCACCCTCCAAATCGAGCTAAAACCTACTCCAAACTTTCATCAAATGCTACGAATCTGCAAAAGCGAGCAAGAAATCTCTCTCATCAAAGAATCCCAGCGACTAAACAAAGAGGCTTATAAAAGATTTGCCAAAATCATAGATGAAATATGTAGCGACAAAAATAGTGCGTATCAAAAAGTGTTTTTAGATGATAGCCACTCTTTAAGCGAAAAAGAGCTTTTTGCCATAGCCAAAGTAGTGCTAGAAAACGGCGGGAAGTATGATTTGAGCTTTTGCCCCATACTAGCGATAAACCAAAACGCCGCTAAGCCTCACGCTCTGCCAAGTGATAAAAAACTGCAAAATGGAGATTTGCTTTTGTTTGACGCAGGAATCAAGTATAAACGATATTGTTCAGATATGACGCGCACGACTAGAATTAACTTTGAGTGCGAGGATTTTGCACGCGATAATTTTGAGTGTGGGAACTTTGGGTGCAAAAATGGTAGCAAGCAAGAATCTAGCGAGGCAAAATCTAGTGGCACACATTTTGACAAATCACAAACATTTGCCAACAAAGAGCTACAAAAAATCTATGATACCGTGCTAAAAGCACAAGAAAACTGCATAAAAAACTTACGCGCAGGAATGAGCGGAAAGCAAATAGACGCACTCGCACGAGGAGTAATAGAAAAGGCTGGATTTGGCAAGTATTTTTCACACAGCACAGGACACGGCATAGGGCTTGACATACACGAGCAGCCTTTCATCTCTGCACGAAGTGAGACTATCATAGAGGATAATATGGTGTTTTCTATCGAGCCCGGAATCTATATCCCACAGCACTATGGCGTGCGGATAGAGGATTTGGTAGTAGTGCGAGGTGGCAAGGCAGAAGTTTTATGA
- a CDS encoding thiol:disulfide interchange protein DsbA/DsbL produces MSKNHFAQEIQKTQENPKNTRKSKNQIKIFVKSFAQNVRDDFANVIKAKIAVVSLLAGLLSLSVAYTQGTAQNLAQNPKSDFKRYELKEGRDFVVLKEPLPNAQNSVIEIFSYACPFCYRYSKILPKVIESLPKNVEFKPYHLEKMGDYGKVASQVFAVLLDKDKKSNITTKDSKSAFLKAQNAYFSEYNIKKERWGQGKNLQAFLHTGLDAAGVKIEEFYAALQESGVQEILRSWEAGYEVAIIQGVPAFVVNGKYLIYTKSIASLKDLEYKIDELLKK; encoded by the coding sequence ATGAGCAAGAATCATTTCGCACAAGAAATCCAAAAAACACAAGAAAATCCAAAAAATACAAGAAAATCCAAAAACCAAATAAAGATTTTTGTAAAGTCTTTTGCACAAAATGTGAGAGATGATTTTGCAAATGTCATAAAAGCAAAAATAGCTGTTGTGTCGCTTTTGGCGGGGCTTTTATCTCTTAGTGTAGCTTACACACAAGGCACAGCGCAAAATTTGGCACAAAATCCCAAAAGCGATTTTAAGCGATATGAGCTAAAAGAGGGTAGAGATTTTGTTGTGCTAAAAGAGCCACTGCCAAATGCACAAAACTCCGTGATAGAGATTTTTAGCTATGCCTGCCCGTTTTGCTATCGGTATTCCAAAATCTTGCCTAAAGTCATTGAGTCTTTGCCAAAAAATGTCGAGTTTAAGCCCTATCATTTAGAAAAAATGGGGGATTATGGCAAGGTGGCTTCCCAAGTTTTTGCAGTATTGCTAGATAAGGACAAAAAGTCAAATATCACTACCAAAGATAGCAAATCTGCCTTTCTCAAAGCGCAAAATGCCTACTTCAGCGAATACAACATAAAAAAAGAGCGGTGGGGGCAGGGCAAAAATCTTCAAGCATTTTTGCACACAGGGCTAGATGCAGCAGGAGTAAAGATAGAGGAGTTTTATGCAGCATTGCAAGAAAGTGGCGTGCAAGAGATTTTGCGCTCTTGGGAGGCGGGCTATGAGGTTGCTATCATTCAAGGTGTGCCAGCATTTGTGGTAAATGGTAAATATTTGATTTATACCAAGTCTATCGCTTCGCTAAAAGATTTGGAATACAAAATAGATGAGCTTCTAAAAAAGTAG
- a CDS encoding dynamin family protein: MSEIQSQNALDSLLESFIQECLKANANNPLQQAINNTRYALNQSRFLSGASTQKDCAQEKVLQNLELETRSKEQISHLKIAIVGQFSSGKSSFINALLGGEILPSGVTPVTAKVCEISYGENLGTAISQNNPQDTNHLQNASQNILQNLSQNPPKNSSQNLPKNLLQNLLIEVHYKDSSIKLKPLAYLHQVDSIENATISHFKLQAPIELLKNITFLDTPGFNSQNQIDTDTTNAILREVDGIIWLSLIDNVGKQSEKDILQEHLKQYSAKSLCILNQKDRLKDSQEISTSLAYANSAFSGFFAEIIPISAKQALDSYKSDSSKNSPNGSPKNALWESSNIQAVLDFIQKELRTKSTQIKTKKILRSLKSLLISEAFRVHKSLRLRLSLAQSLKTKAAFVRFNANQSGLSMKFDTLFPQLNAKLDSLAQYIFNAQESRQIPYHTTRKNALGLKKSTTQEKTITMLPKDTLKSELTKSENTYLRDLRKIGFMISDFGQDFREFLITQEREFIAMLEEWKSRLCAYEDIYQNLGQNVVQNLSSNALGSTNPTNANSANSTLSTSYAESAKSINSLLDSFVREYALLQERALSRLEVELASLKNILILEYQNTIEFTLESLDNKMTYALKKHLENPSEFEPFHLSLENVRECLNQGLHFLAFQDKLLLTNALYKTTLFSLSEAINDFYEQKEVILQAQIQSLKESKLLLLSQAKSLKNID, translated from the coding sequence ATGAGTGAGATACAATCCCAAAATGCGCTAGATTCTTTGCTAGAATCATTTATCCAAGAATGCCTAAAGGCAAATGCAAACAATCCATTGCAGCAGGCTATAAATAACACAAGATACGCACTAAATCAAAGTCGATTTTTGAGTGGGGCTAGCACACAAAAAGATTGTGCGCAAGAAAAAGTATTGCAAAATCTAGAGCTAGAAACGCGCTCAAAAGAGCAAATCTCTCATCTAAAAATCGCTATTGTGGGGCAATTCTCAAGTGGCAAAAGTAGCTTTATAAACGCGCTTTTGGGGGGCGAGATTCTCCCTAGTGGTGTTACGCCTGTTACTGCGAAAGTATGTGAAATCTCTTATGGAGAGAATTTGGGCACTGCCATAAGCCAAAACAATCCACAAGATACAAATCATCTGCAAAATGCTTCACAAAATATTTTGCAAAATTTATCGCAAAATCCACCTAAAAACTCATCTCAAAATTTGCCTAAAAACTTGCTTCAAAATCTGCTTATAGAAGTGCATTACAAAGATTCTAGCATAAAGCTAAAACCTCTAGCATATCTCCACCAAGTCGATAGTATAGAAAACGCCACGATTTCGCACTTCAAGCTACAAGCCCCCATAGAACTACTAAAAAACATTACATTTTTAGACACCCCGGGGTTTAACTCCCAAAATCAAATCGACACGGATACGACCAATGCGATTTTGCGCGAAGTCGATGGTATCATTTGGCTTTCCCTCATCGACAATGTCGGTAAGCAAAGTGAAAAAGACATATTGCAAGAACACCTAAAGCAATACTCTGCCAAAAGCCTATGTATCCTAAACCAAAAAGATAGGCTAAAAGATAGCCAAGAAATTAGCACAAGTCTAGCCTATGCAAATAGCGCATTTAGCGGGTTTTTTGCCGAGATTATCCCTATTTCTGCAAAGCAAGCACTAGATTCTTACAAAAGCGATAGCTCAAAAAATAGTCCAAATGGTAGTCCAAAAAACGCGCTTTGGGAAAGCTCAAATATCCAAGCTGTCCTAGATTTTATCCAAAAAGAGCTACGAACAAAAAGCACACAGATAAAAACCAAAAAGATTTTGCGCTCGCTAAAATCTTTGCTAATAAGTGAGGCATTTAGGGTGCATAAAAGCCTGCGCTTAAGGCTATCACTCGCACAATCCCTAAAAACAAAAGCAGCATTTGTGAGGTTTAATGCTAATCAAAGCGGGCTAAGTATGAAGTTTGACACGCTTTTCCCACAGCTAAATGCCAAACTTGATAGCCTCGCACAATACATTTTCAACGCCCAAGAAAGCCGACAAATCCCTTACCACACCACGCGCAAAAACGCACTAGGGCTAAAAAAATCAACCACACAAGAAAAAACTATCACAATGCTTCCAAAAGACACGCTAAAAAGTGAGCTAACAAAAAGCGAAAACACTTACTTGCGAGATTTACGGAAAATAGGCTTTATGATAAGTGATTTTGGGCAAGATTTTAGAGAGTTTCTCATCACACAAGAGCGTGAGTTTATCGCTATGCTAGAGGAGTGGAAATCTAGGCTTTGTGCTTATGAGGATATTTACCAAAACTTAGGGCAAAATGTAGTGCAAAATCTATCAAGCAATGCACTAGGTTCTACAAATCCTACAAATGCAAATTCTGCAAATTCTACACTCTCTACAAGCTACGCAGAATCTGCAAAATCTATCAATTCACTGCTAGATTCTTTTGTGAGGGAGTATGCACTACTGCAGGAGAGGGCACTTAGCAGGCTTGAAGTCGAGCTAGCTAGTCTAAAAAATATCCTAATCTTAGAGTATCAAAACACCATAGAATTTACTCTAGAAAGCCTTGATAACAAAATGACTTACGCACTAAAAAAGCACCTGGAAAATCCAAGTGAGTTTGAGCCATTTCACTTAAGCCTAGAAAATGTGCGCGAATGCCTAAATCAGGGGCTACATTTTCTTGCATTTCAAGATAAGCTATTGCTTACAAACGCGCTTTATAAAACCACGCTTTTTAGCCTAAGTGAAGCGATAAACGATTTTTATGAGCAAAAAGAGGTGATTTTGCAAGCCCAAATACAGAGCCTAAAAGAATCCAAACTCCTACTACTTAGCCAAGCAAAATCACTAAAAAACATAGATTGA
- a CDS encoding disulfide bond formation protein B: MTQNPQKQLISQKLAYFWWACALCCFALVGISHLFFQNYLFMRPCEQCVYIRYAFVTLGLGGAILGFGFQVQKKQNLASGMFFIVGVLANILGFLVAFYGSIRGIIYSAFLLKVHRALNSSVFSDSSEFVESSEEIEEVIFGLQGCSMKPRFDFGLPLDEWLPSVFAPTGDCGQDFALPPSDMVLAPLREYFIEAYSQGWYLLPSVKFGTMAECCLLAFGIGFILLSVGFVCYVRSVVPFLCARFCALAQKYAKIS, translated from the coding sequence ATGACGCAAAATCCACAAAAGCAGCTTATTTCACAAAAGCTAGCATATTTTTGGTGGGCTTGCGCACTTTGTTGCTTTGCTTTGGTTGGAATCTCACATTTATTTTTCCAAAATTATTTGTTTATGCGCCCTTGTGAGCAGTGCGTATATATCCGCTATGCTTTTGTTACTCTTGGACTTGGTGGGGCGATTTTAGGATTTGGATTTCAAGTCCAAAAAAAGCAAAATCTAGCAAGTGGTATGTTTTTCATAGTTGGGGTTTTAGCCAATATTTTAGGCTTTTTGGTGGCGTTTTATGGAAGCATTCGTGGGATTATTTATAGTGCTTTTTTGCTAAAGGTTCATCGTGCGCTAAATTCAAGCGTGTTTAGTGATTCTAGTGAATTTGTAGAATCTAGCGAAGAGATTGAAGAAGTTATTTTTGGCTTGCAGGGGTGCTCTATGAAGCCTAGATTTGATTTTGGCTTGCCTTTAGATGAGTGGCTACCAAGTGTTTTTGCTCCCACAGGCGATTGCGGGCAAGACTTTGCTTTGCCACCTAGTGATATGGTTTTAGCCCCATTGCGTGAGTATTTTATCGAGGCATATTCGCAAGGGTGGTATCTGCTCCCAAGTGTGAAATTTGGCACTATGGCAGAGTGCTGTTTGCTAGCTTTTGGCATTGGATTTATTTTGCTTAGTGTTGGTTTTGTGTGCTATGTTCGTAGTGTTGTGCCATTTTTGTGTGCTAGATTTTGCGCTTTGGCACAAAAATATGCTAAAATCAGCTGA
- the aroQ gene encoding type II 3-dehydroquinate dehydratase: MKILVVQGPNLNLLGHRDPRIYGPLTLEQIHENMRTFAKQNNFELDFFQSNFEGEIIDKLQECVGGEYSGVLINPAAYAHTSIGIADAIMSCGVPVVEVHISNIFAREDYRKVSYSGGVCAGVITGFGAYGYHIGLIALGQIISELEAFKASQEAQAKNAQNQNN; the protein is encoded by the coding sequence ATGAAAATACTTGTCGTGCAAGGACCAAATCTAAACCTGCTAGGACACCGAGACCCTAGAATCTATGGACCACTCACACTAGAGCAAATCCACGAAAATATGCGCACTTTTGCCAAGCAAAACAACTTTGAGCTAGACTTTTTCCAAAGCAACTTTGAGGGCGAAATCATCGACAAACTTCAAGAATGCGTAGGTGGCGAATATAGCGGAGTGCTTATCAACCCCGCTGCTTATGCACACACTTCCATAGGCATAGCTGATGCGATAATGTCTTGTGGTGTGCCTGTGGTGGAGGTGCATATCAGCAATATTTTTGCTAGAGAGGATTATCGCAAGGTAAGTTATAGTGGTGGAGTTTGTGCAGGTGTGATAACAGGCTTTGGCGCGTATGGCTATCATATCGGGCTTATAGCACTTGGGCAGATAATAAGCGAGCTAGAGGCTTTCAAAGCAAGCCAAGAAGCTCAAGCCAAAAATGCCCAAAACCAAAATAACTAG